TGGCCGGTGGCCGGTGGGTCGCAGCCGGGGTTGGCCACTGGACGAGCTCGCGGGGCGCCGCTCCGCTCGGGGCCGCAGGGCGCGGGGCCGTCGTCTCCCGCCCCTTGCCCGTCGGCTGTGGAGGACGCCCGGCTGTGGGGGCACTGGCCGGCCGGACGGAAGCCCGGAGGGGCCTCCTGGCTCGTGCCGGGGACCGGGGGGCGCGGGCGGCGGTGGGTCGGGGGCAAGGAGCTCCCTCGGGCCGGCGCCGAGACCCGTTCCCGGAAGCCCGCGGAGCAGTCGGTGGAGGGACGGCGGCCTGCGGGAGGCCGGGGTCCGTCGGGACCGGCTGGGGACGTGGCCCTCACGCCGCCCCGCGGCTGCCCGGCGGGCTGCGCGCACCTTCCCCGCCGTGCCCGGCCGCCGGAGAACGCAATTTGCCGGCTGGGCTGAGCCAGCTGGCGCAGCCGGGCCGGGAGCGGTGCCGCGGAGACCCCGGGAGGGCCCACACTGAGGAGGATGAAGGACCCACGCGCGTGCGGCGAGCGCAGGGTCAGGGGTGTGTCTTCCTGCTCCGTTCCCGGCGAGGAAAGAAGCATGCCTGCTTGGCATGATAAGAATTTTGTTTATACTCCTTACAATATTTGCCAGATAAACACTCAGCTGGGGGGGGGGCGCTTTGCAAATAGCTTGTTCCCGCCCCGCATCCTCATTATAAAACCTATTCATTCTCCTCTCCTCGCAATCAAGACGACAGAAAAAGTATTGtgatactactttttaaaatgacagcCATCCGCCAAGCTACCGAGTGACAAACATTACTTACATTTTGGTGATGTCAATAAAAAGTAGATATGTATTACCACTTTTATGGGCTTCGTAGTATATACCATTATATATCATTAATTTAATCAAGCCATACTGCTGatcatttagattgtttccagttcGTCACAAGATAAAACAATTCTGCCAAAGGATGTATCTGTTGTTTTAGGATAAatttacaaatgagagaaaaggtagcattcattttaaaaatacatagtattttttttcattgacttatttgaaaaattctttCCATCTTAGTGTTATAAAATATTCCATCCATATTTGCTTCTCATTTCacggtgtgtgtgcgtgtgtgtgtgttttcctattTAATCTGCTTAAAATTTGACTTTGATTTaagatatgaaatatttttctaatgggTTAGTTGTCCCAATTTTACTGAAAAGTtataaatgccattttattatattttaaacctCAAGTTTTAAGTATGTGTTTGTAAAGAACTACTTACAGATTTGATATTTAGATTTCGTGAATGCTGATTTTAaattcacagtattttttaaaaatcatttcccttTACAAGTCCAGGAAATACTGCAtgtttgagtttgtttcttttgtctccttcttatcttttaaagtaaaaagtgtAGTTTGTTGctgtttcatttgctttctttctgacAAGATAACAAGCCATATGAAGAGTTGAGGTTTGTTGTGGCAACTTTTCAGTCTGGCATTTGAGATTCTAATCTTCCTCTATTTTTGCACACCAATACGTAGGTTAGCATTGGAGACCAAGATAGAAAAGTTCTCAGATTCCCTTGGCAAGCCTAGATTTTTCAATCTAAAATTATCTCTGGATTTTTGGAAGACAGCATGTTTTAAGcatcctctttaaaaattttaaaacaagttgcATATGATTCTGCTGAAAATTTTGCTAAGTGTTTATTCTGTTGAAAACCTGAAGTCTCATACACCAGAAGCTTTATGTCAAGTGGTTCTTCCAAGTCTGTAGGAAAATAATCGTATCTGAGAGTTAGTAGGCATGGGTTGGgtgttcactttctttctttccctcctgtgACTTTGTCCTTAGTGGAAAATGATGACCTTCTTAGGTAGACAAAAAATGTTGGCTTGAATAAGGAATTGCTTTATTTTGGTGTTACAGAAAAAGCAGGATGCCATTTTCCGGTAGTACAAGTTCTCAGAGAGCCTGAATGTGTCAGGGGTTGTGCTTCAGGTGTCTGTATCTCTACTGAAACTGTCCTCTTGAGGGTCCCCTAATTGATAGATGCAGTGGCTGCTGCCTACTCGTTTCCCTTGACCTTCACCATATAAATATTTGGCATGGTGAGCCACCCTTCTTTTGTGAATGTCCTCTTGGTTGGCCttcttgacttggagctgctgtGGTCATTTTCTTTGTgactgtgtttttttcatttgtctttgttgtttcttttccttcccatatCTGCCTGGGAGCCTTTTCTGAAACCTTGCTTCATGCCTTTACCCCTTTTCCCAAATACACGCTCCTTTCCACTCATTCAGTATGTGACTTCTAGGTAGAGATGCACTTCATCGCCTCACCCTGCCTCCACTCAGTGACCCCAACTCAGACTTTGCTGCAAGTGATTTCTTTATCTCCCTCTAACTGACCCCTGGACATGTTCCTGAGGCCATACTTTCTCCAGGTGATGGAGCCCCTCATTGCTTCCCAAGGTGGCCTGTCCTTCATGATCCTAAGATTCTAATTAGCTGATAcatcacatttttcttcttgatttgggTTATATTTGCCATTTGCTGTCTAGCCCTacaatttgatttaaattttgtaCCTTTGCTCTAAGGGACTTTAGGCATAATTTGGTCCCACCCTGGATGAGAAAGATGAGACCCGGTGCATTTAGTCATGAATTTAGTTAGCTCATATTTATGGAGTAATTTGCAGAATAGCCCAGTAATTTGCAGAATAGCCCAGTTGTTGTACTGGTAGATTGGAATACAGAGCTGGAAGGCCCAGCCTGGGGAAGAAAACCAAATCAGCAATTGCCATAAAGCGTCATTAAGTGCCTAGAagcaggaggcacagagaagttccACCAGGTTTTACAGATCTTGCCTGTTTCATTCACTGCTGTTATCTCCAGGGCCTAGTTCTGGGAACAATTaagtttttgttgaatgaatcagtgatCATCTGAGAATGAATCAGAATAAATGTTACACAAATCAGCTATCTATAGAAAAGATACAAGCCAAAAGACATTTTGTAAATGTAGTTGGAGAATGTCAGGGAAAACTTTAAGTTTAACCAAAATGACCCAGTTATAACCCCAGGAAGGCATGATTGGAATGTGTTTGTAGCCTGACTGCTTAAACTTAATTTTGTATCCTCAGAAGAAAGACTGCATTTCTAGAAGGAGAGGATTGGTATGTGTCTGGGGAAATTGGGGTGGTGGGTCCGAGAGAGGAATTGGGTGATGTGTCCATAGCATTGTCTGGGGCTTTAAGCAGAGGAACTGTGCAGTTCCTCACTGGGTCTCTGCACTGCTCTTCAGATGGGTGCATCCCTGTTGAGGCCTTTAGCCGGGAGAATCATTCCCTTACTCTGCTTCCATGCTCTTAATACCCTCTGATTAGAACATGGGCTCACACGAAGATTTCCTGCCAAGGAGAGTGTGAGTGGTTGAGAGCTCTGCATCCAGACTGCTTGGGTCAGATCCTGGTCTTGGGATCAAGCGGGCCAAtctctctgtttccccatctgtagaatggggataatagtagcaCCTTCCTGTTTGCTGCCTGGCACCTACTAAGTGCTCAGTAAGCATTAGCTTGCACCAGTATTTATAAACTTAGTAACTGCCCTTCTGGTTAATAACATCCGTCATCTTGGAGCTTAGATAGCCTGAATCGGTTCCGCTGAACCTGCTTGCTCCTGGGTGCACTGACAAAACTGAGCTCCAGAATGTGGAAGTCATGGCAGATAGGCTCTTCCCAAACTGTTGGAGCAGAGAATCCAGCTGCAGTTGTCAGGGAAGACTCCCTGGAGAAGGTTGTGCTTGAGCTGGGTACTGTGGGAAAAAGTGAGTCCAGCACCACAATGAGGGGAGAAGACTTAGGCAGGGTGATCACAGGTACAAAGGTGTAGAGGTGAGCAAGCCTGAGGTATGTGAGCTGCTGGAGATGTAGGGGAAAGGGTGGACAGGTATCAATAGAGGAGTAGAGAGAAATGAGATTGGAGAGGAAAGTGAGACCAGCtcctaaggaaataataatatctaacttACAGGATGCTAACAATGCACCAGGTACAAATATCAATCCCTTAGACTCACTGTGCTAGCCAGGTTTGGTGCTAAGTGCTTAGTGTACATCACCTTGTTTAGTCCTCCTAACAACTCTGTGATGTAGATACTTAGTATTAGAGGAGAAGTGACACGTTGAATGTCATTTGGTAGGTGTCTCTTGATTCAGCCTTACACATTTCTGCAAGGTTGATCCTTGATGTTTTTTTGTGTGATTCCTGTTTCCTGATGAAGCCCAAGCCCACCAAGATCCTCTGACTTCATGAAGCCATCTTGGGTTAAATTGTGACAGTATGTGTATCTTAAAATCGAATAAAACAGCATAGGTGCAGATACACATCGAGCTCAGAGAAATTGTATCAttcagtgaaaaaagcaagatgcagaacaATGTATGTGCACGTTGGTGTGGGAGGGAGGTGCTGGGGGAAGAACACACCTGAAGTAAGTTTCTAAGTGCAGGAAAAAATTTCTGGAATAATGGAAAAGAAACGCTGGTTGCCTTTGGGATGAGTCCCCAGAAATCTAGGCTGTTAGACCGACCTAGCTTTTCTTGCATACTCTTTTGTACAGTATGAATTTTTTTCACTGTGGatgtatattatatttcaattaagaaataaaatgttttctgtgtagATAGCAGTCATTTAGAGAGAGAATATAGCATAGAGGTTGAGAACAGGACTCTATCTAGATTGCTTGGGTTCGAATCCTACCTCTGCCATTTTACTAAGCACTAATCTCTAAATCTTATAACCTTTCTTGACCTCATTTGACCCTGTCTGAAAATGGGGaggtaataatacctacctcctGGTGTTATagtgaggtttaaatgagttaatatttgtgaagtCCTTAGAACAGTTACTGACAGGTGTGGGTTTTTGTTGGTCGTGGTGTTGTGGCCCTGTACTGTGTACGAGGGCGAGTGTGACGATGTGTCCAGGCTCTGTGTGTGGACTTACAGTCCATTCAGAAGGGAAAGCATACAAAGCTAAGACGAGCAATGGCGTGGAGGCTGCTGGAGCTCAGGGCCGGCTCCATGGGAACTGAAGGGGCCCAAGATGGTTTCATCGAAACAGTGAATCTTAAATAAGGGTAACTTctagaaaaagtgaaaggagagTAAAGGGCACAAAGGGGCTTGTTCCAAAGGTGATGTGTGTTCCAGATGCACTGAGGTAGAGGAATGAGCTAGGGAAGGGCTTTAGGAAGACTGAAATTGGGATATGTTGTGTGATGGCAGGTCATGGTTATATGGCAGAGTTTTCCTtagcatatataatataataatatgactTACAAACGATGACATCTTGGGCTTGATGAAATGTGGTAGCTCTACCTTGATCTTTCACATGGTACGGTGTTTCTGTGTAATTTACTTAATGACCCCCTTAATGCAGGGTATGTGGGTTACTTCCAGGTTGGTGCTTAGACAGTGTTGTTAGTGAGCTTCCTGGGTGCAGGCCTCCGTATTTACTGAGTCTGTTTCTAGGATTCATTTCTAGAtggtttgcttgcttttttttttttttttttttttttttttaacaattttgacTATGTTCCTTGTGTCTGGGCCAACTATCAGATAAGATATGTGCTTTTTCAAATTGGTAGTTGCAGAGTGTAGATTAGAGCTAAAtgttacctaaaaaaaaaatctaatttattaaaaatgatttgaagATTAGGTGCTCGTGAGATGGTAATTATGACTGGGGATCTGAGAATAccttccccaaccccactcccaggTCCAAGAGGTGGATGTGTGTGCCTGAGAACAGAGGCAGAGGCAAGCTTGCTTGGTCGCAGACTTGAGTACTTGCTGCAGGCTGTGGTAACCTAGGCAGCTAGAGGCGAGAAAGGGGTCCCTGTCATCGGCTCACAAGGACCTATCCTGCCCTTGGGTCTCCAGGTAGGAGAAGATGTGCCGCAGTCTTGTGCCTAAGTAATTTTGTAATTCGAGGCGATCCCTTCCTCAGCTGTGTCCAGGTTCTTCTAGCCTGGGGCTGCAAGAGGAGGGAGTAGTGGGCGGGGAAATGGGAGGAGCGGGGATCTGCTCCCCTCTGGAGGACACAGGGCAGCACTCCCTTTAGTTTGTTTCCAGGACTTCGGGAGTTGGGGCCAGAGCTGCAGGAAGGTAAGTACAATGTTTGAAAGTTGTTGCAAGTATGCAGTATTTGGGGGCAAAAAAGTTGGCGTTTTTATTAATAGTAGGTCAGAATAAAGAATTTCAGTAGACGATAAAATGCTGCCCTCCTACTAGTGCCCAGCCTCTTTCAGAGCAGGAGCTTCCACTTACTGAGGGAGACTCAGGATATGCCAAGTGTTGTCCTTTATGGGTTTAATCCTCATCACTGAAGATATCGAGGCAtaagagtttaagtaacttgcctaagttcGTAGAGTTAGTAAGTGCCATTCATTCAACTGATAATTACTGAGAGTAGGAGTTCATATCTAGGTCATTCAGACTCCCAAATCCATCCCCGGAGCTACTGCAGTGTGGCAGTGTCTGTTTCCGCGAAATCTCTGTGTGTCAGAGCATCTTACCTCCAAGGTAAGAGCAGgagcattttctcctttttcttccatgCAGGCTGTAAGTAAGCTCCTTGAGAACAGGAATTTTGTCTCATTCACCACTGCGtcatccccagtgcctggaacaatgCCATGCACATAGTAGGGCCTCAGAAATGCTTGACTACGTGAAGGCTCTTGGCCTCGATAAGTGGCGGAGCCTGGAAGCCAGTCAGGTGAGCCACTGCAGGCCTGCTGTCCAGAGCTGTCTGCTCTGACTGTGGGAGTGATGGGGAGGAGGCTCCTTGAGTGTCCTCATTGCTAAATGTTTCACTTGCTGGGAGGTTTGTGGGGAAGAATGGGATCCCTCGCTGTGACTCTGGTTTGCTGTCCTTTGTCAGAGATGGGAAGGGTTGCTGGGTGTATAAAATTGGAGTCAGTGTTCCCAGCCTGGAGGAGGGAGCTGCTACAATTATCCATTGATAAAATTTTTCATGAGTTccttaaattttcagaaatggtTCTGGATCTAAAGTGTATTCatctaaaatttatgtaattcTTCTCTGTTGTAAgagaaataatttccaaattacaGTTTGATTTACCCATTTGTATGTAAGCTTCTTGATAAGTGACTTGTTTTTCCCATTTGAGATCAATTTGGGGTAGGTTCCACAGTGCAAATTGTTAAGAATAAGTAGCACTGtagaattttaagttttcttatgTAACTTCCTAATGGATACATTAGTTTTCACTAGTTAagccttttggttttgttttttttaaaacaaatttggaaattttgGATAACTGGGCTAAAACTAGGCTTAAACAGAGCTGAGTGGGTCAAGGCCTTTTCATGCTGTAACACACTAACAAAAATGAACTGCAGGTTTTTAATACATGcagaaattttggaattttttttaacaaattgtgttTGAAAAATTACATCAAtgctttgtggttttaaaaaatgatttactttAAAGTAGTTATTCTCACTCCTTGATTTACACTTGAATTTCCATCAAGCAGCACAATTTGTGGTTGGGAAGGCTTTCATAGTGCTTGGGTTTGTTTGATGTGAAAATTTTTAATGGTCCGAAGCCATTTTAGTTTATAGATAAAAACTTCATTTCACCTTAGCAAATTTTTAAGGAAGTTTAAGAGCCAACTTTGGTCACCCTTTGGTGATGTGTGGTAGATGTTTACAGATAAATCTTTTCTTGGC
The DNA window shown above is from Rhinolophus ferrumequinum isolate MPI-CBG mRhiFer1 chromosome 15, mRhiFer1_v1.p, whole genome shotgun sequence and carries:
- the LOC117035338 gene encoding translation initiation factor IF-2-like; its protein translation is MLLSSPGTEQEDTPLTLRSPHARGSFILLSVGPPGVSAAPLPARLRQLAQPSRQIAFSGGRARRGRCAQPAGQPRGGVRATSPAGPDGPRPPAGRRPSTDCSAGFRERVSAPARGSSLPPTHRRPRPPVPGTSQEAPPGFRPAGQCPHSRASSTADGQGAGDDGPAPCGPERSGAPRARPVANPGCDPPATGHRLPPTPPACVRQRPLAPAPHLRSAPAAAHRPDRLCTPEVTSPDRPRPRPERTPGWLRTQRLGAEPPSRRQGGGGPQNLLP